The Sphingomonas sp. LY54 genome includes a region encoding these proteins:
- a CDS encoding DUF1203 domain-containing protein: MYRIEGLSPDAFEPLVGLPDARLAERGVMRVTADAKPGFPCRVTLEDAEPGESLLLLNHVSHDVATPYRTAYAIYVRERAGAPASFEDSLPPVFAGRPLSLRGFDPSGMLRRAVLALPGEAEARIKALLGRPEIATIHVHNAAYGCFVARVERN; encoded by the coding sequence ATGTACCGCATCGAAGGCCTAAGTCCGGACGCGTTCGAACCGCTGGTCGGACTGCCCGACGCGCGACTGGCCGAACGCGGCGTGATGCGCGTCACCGCCGACGCCAAGCCCGGCTTCCCATGCCGCGTGACGCTGGAGGATGCCGAGCCCGGCGAGAGCCTGCTGCTGCTGAACCATGTGTCGCACGACGTGGCGACCCCGTATCGCACCGCCTACGCCATCTACGTGCGCGAGCGTGCGGGCGCGCCCGCCTCGTTCGAAGACTCGCTGCCGCCCGTATTCGCCGGCCGGCCGCTGAGCCTGCGCGGCTTCGATCCCTCCGGCATGCTGCGCAGGGCCGTGCTGGCGCTGCCGGGCGAGGCCGAGGCGCGGATAAAGGCGCTGCTCGGGCGGCCCGAGATCGCCACCATCCATGTCCACAATGCCGCTTATGGCTGCTTCGTGGCACGCGTCGAAAGGAATTGA
- a CDS encoding serine protease, whose translation MIKPPLVLLARFLLVLLSVAALAAPARADDISAAGRSVVRVVVVLFEDGEVVDFAHGTGFAVAPNRIVTNAHVVMPASENPDNVSVGVVPSEGDQAYRAKLISIDPARDLALIEMEEGTVPAVPLYMGPISDGSDVVALGYPGNVDMATAQSADDYITPAAPTRSEGNYSNERRIAGVHALLHTAAIARGNSGGPLLDNCGRVIGVNSFITAGQDGDAPFGFAIANRELAAFLRAAGQPYTAMSNECVSMSERLRDDQARALTEAERRRTEGDAAFRAEQEKRAKARDAADDKRENRVAIALFLGVFGTLALAGGGALLFRDHRRPAYIAAAIGLLLMSGAALAFFTRPARGDVAAEETAPQVPEARSLVGANICHFVPERSRVTVSSTEDVPLDWGKTGCVNGRTQYARDGEAWSRILVPNDEATVSVAEFRPASGAYVVTRYLLGAADMRKVRGMRGDAPPKACTGDTAALARFADRQAQIRAALPRQPHERLVYRCEPAPKS comes from the coding sequence ATGATCAAGCCGCCCTTGGTGCTGCTCGCCCGCTTTCTGCTGGTCCTGCTTTCCGTCGCCGCTCTCGCAGCTCCGGCGCGCGCCGACGACATTTCCGCCGCCGGGCGCAGCGTCGTGCGCGTCGTCGTGGTCCTGTTCGAGGACGGCGAGGTCGTCGATTTCGCCCACGGGACCGGCTTCGCGGTGGCGCCGAACCGGATCGTCACCAACGCCCATGTCGTCATGCCGGCGAGCGAGAATCCGGACAATGTCTCGGTCGGCGTCGTTCCGTCGGAAGGCGACCAGGCCTATCGCGCGAAGCTGATCTCGATCGATCCCGCCCGCGACCTCGCCCTGATCGAGATGGAGGAAGGGACGGTGCCGGCGGTGCCGCTCTACATGGGCCCGATCAGCGACGGCTCCGACGTCGTCGCCTTGGGCTATCCCGGCAATGTCGACATGGCCACGGCCCAGTCCGCCGACGATTACATCACGCCCGCCGCGCCGACCCGCTCCGAGGGCAATTACTCGAACGAGCGCCGCATTGCCGGCGTCCATGCCCTGCTCCACACCGCCGCGATCGCGCGGGGCAACAGCGGCGGTCCCCTGCTCGACAATTGCGGCCGCGTGATCGGGGTCAACAGCTTCATCACCGCGGGCCAGGACGGCGATGCCCCGTTCGGATTCGCCATCGCCAATCGCGAGCTCGCTGCTTTCCTCCGCGCCGCCGGCCAGCCCTACACCGCGATGAGCAACGAATGCGTCAGCATGTCCGAGCGCCTGCGCGACGACCAGGCGCGCGCGCTGACCGAGGCCGAGCGCCGCCGGACCGAGGGCGACGCCGCCTTCCGCGCCGAGCAGGAAAAGCGCGCCAAGGCCCGCGACGCGGCCGACGACAAGCGCGAGAACCGCGTCGCCATCGCCCTCTTCCTCGGCGTGTTCGGCACGCTCGCGCTGGCCGGCGGCGGCGCTTTGTTGTTCCGCGACCACCGCCGCCCCGCCTACATTGCCGCCGCGATCGGCCTGCTGCTGATGTCGGGCGCCGCCCTCGCCTTCTTCACCCGGCCCGCGCGCGGCGACGTGGCGGCGGAGGAAACAGCTCCGCAAGTCCCGGAGGCGCGATCGCTGGTCGGCGCCAACATCTGTCATTTCGTGCCGGAGCGCAGCCGCGTCACCGTCTCCTCGACCGAGGACGTGCCGCTCGACTGGGGCAAGACCGGCTGCGTCAACGGCCGCACCCAATATGCCCGCGACGGCGAGGCGTGGAGCCGGATCCTCGTCCCCAATGACGAGGCCACAGTCTCGGTCGCCGAGTTCCGCCCCGCGAGCGGCGCCTATGTCGTCACCCGCTACCTCCTGGGCGCGGCCGACATGCGCAAGGTCCGCGGGATGCGCGGCGATGCACCGCCCAAGGCCTGTACCGGCGACACCGCCGCGCTGGCCCGCTTCGCCGACCGCCAGGCCCAGATCCGCGCCGCTCTGCCGCGCCAGCCGCACGAGCGGCTCGTCTATCGCTGCGAGCCGGCGCCGAAGTCCTGA
- the atpD gene encoding F0F1 ATP synthase subunit beta, protein MATAPTANTGRVSQVIGAVVDVSFEGELPEILAALETDNNGNKLVLEVAQHLGENTVRTIAMDSTDGLTRGQPVSNTGSQIRVPVGPKTLGRIMNVVGDPIDERGPIGAAETAPIHADAPLFVDQSTETSILVTGIKVIDLLAPYAKGGKIGLFGGAGVGKTVLIQELINNIAKGHGGTSVFAGVGERTREGNDLYHEFLDAGVIAKDADGNPTPEGSKVALVFGQMNEPPGARARVALSGLTIAEYFRDQEGQDVLFFVDNIFRFTQAGSEVSALLGRIPSAVGYQPTLSTDMGALQERITSTNKGSITSVQAIYVPADDLTDPAPATSFAHLDATTVLSRAISELGIYPAVDPLDSTSRVLTARTVGQEHYDTARRVQEILQKYKSLQDIIAILGMDELSEEDKLVVSRARKIQRFLSQPFHVAEVFTGIPGKFVQIEDTVRSFKAVVDGEYDHLPEAAFYMVGGIEEAVEKAQRLAAEAA, encoded by the coding sequence ATGGCAACCGCCCCCACCGCAAACACCGGCCGCGTCAGCCAGGTCATCGGCGCCGTCGTCGACGTCAGCTTCGAAGGCGAACTGCCGGAGATTCTGGCGGCGCTCGAAACCGACAATAACGGCAACAAGCTCGTTCTCGAGGTTGCCCAGCACCTCGGCGAGAACACCGTCCGCACGATCGCGATGGACTCGACCGACGGCCTCACCCGCGGCCAGCCGGTCAGCAACACCGGCTCGCAGATCCGCGTGCCGGTCGGCCCGAAGACGCTCGGCCGCATCATGAACGTGGTCGGCGACCCGATCGACGAGCGCGGCCCGATCGGCGCCGCCGAGACCGCCCCGATCCACGCCGACGCACCCTTGTTCGTCGATCAGTCGACCGAGACCAGCATCCTCGTCACCGGCATCAAGGTCATCGACCTTCTCGCCCCCTACGCCAAGGGCGGCAAGATCGGCCTGTTCGGCGGCGCCGGCGTCGGCAAGACCGTGCTCATCCAGGAGCTGATCAACAACATCGCCAAGGGCCACGGCGGCACCTCGGTGTTCGCCGGCGTCGGCGAGCGCACCCGCGAGGGCAACGACCTCTATCACGAGTTCCTTGATGCGGGCGTCATCGCCAAGGACGCCGACGGCAACCCGACCCCGGAAGGCTCGAAGGTCGCTCTGGTGTTCGGCCAGATGAACGAGCCGCCGGGCGCCCGCGCCCGCGTCGCCCTCTCGGGCCTGACGATCGCCGAATATTTCCGCGACCAGGAAGGCCAGGACGTGCTCTTCTTCGTCGACAACATCTTCCGCTTCACCCAGGCGGGTTCGGAAGTGTCGGCTTTGCTCGGACGTATTCCTTCGGCGGTGGGCTACCAGCCGACCCTGTCGACCGACATGGGCGCGCTGCAGGAGCGCATCACCTCGACCAACAAGGGCTCGATCACCTCGGTGCAGGCGATCTACGTGCCCGCCGACGATCTTACCGATCCGGCGCCGGCCACGTCCTTCGCCCACTTGGACGCGACCACCGTTCTGTCGCGCGCCATTTCGGAGCTTGGCATCTACCCGGCGGTCGATCCGCTCGACTCGACCTCGCGCGTGCTCACCGCCCGCACCGTCGGCCAGGAGCATTACGACACCGCCCGCCGCGTCCAGGAAATCCTGCAGAAGTACAAGTCGCTGCAGGACATCATCGCCATTCTCGGCATGGACGAGCTTTCGGAAGAGGATAAGCTGGTCGTCAGCCGCGCGCGCAAGATCCAGCGCTTCCTCAGCCAGCCGTTCCACGTCGCCGAAGTCTTCACCGGCATCCCCGGCAAGTTCGTGCAGATCGAAGACACGGTCCGCTCGTTCAAGGCGGTCGTCGACGGCGAATATGACCACCTCCCCGAAGCGGCCTTCTACATGGTCGGCGGCATCGAGGAAGCGGTCGAAAAGGCCCAGCGCCTGGCAGCCGAAGCGGCGTAA
- the atpA gene encoding F0F1 ATP synthase subunit alpha, with the protein MDIRAAEISKVIKDQIASFGTEAQVSEVGTVLSVGDGIARIHGLDNVQAGEMIEFANGIKGMALNLEADNVGAVIFGSDSQIKEGDTVKRTGTIVDVPVGKGLLGRVVDGLGNPIDGKGPIEYTERKRVETKAPGIIPRKSVHEPVQTGLKALDALVPVGRGQRELIIGDRQTGKTAVALDTFINQKLANQGDDENQKLYCIYVAIGQKRSTVAQIVRALEENGAMEYSIVVAATASEPAPLQYIAPYAGVTMGEYFRDNGMHAVIVYDDLSKQAVAYRQMSLLLRRPPGREAYPGDVFYLHSRLLERAAKMNDANGNGSLTALPIIETQAGDVSAYIPTNVISITDGQIFLETELFYQGIRPAINVGLSVSRVGSAAQTKAMKKVSGSIKLELAQYREMAAFAQFGSDLDASTQKLLNRGARLTELLKQPQYSPMPMEEQVVSIFAGVNGFIDTIPTNQVVRFESSLLAHVRADHSGVLAKIRDTKTLDDDTAAQLKSILGDFVKTFA; encoded by the coding sequence ATGGATATCCGCGCCGCAGAAATCTCCAAGGTCATCAAGGACCAGATCGCCAGCTTCGGCACCGAAGCGCAGGTTAGCGAAGTCGGCACCGTGCTGTCGGTCGGCGACGGCATCGCCCGCATCCATGGCCTCGACAACGTCCAGGCCGGCGAGATGATCGAATTCGCCAACGGCATCAAGGGCATGGCCCTCAACCTCGAGGCCGATAACGTCGGCGCCGTGATCTTCGGCTCGGACAGCCAGATCAAGGAAGGCGATACCGTCAAGCGCACCGGCACGATCGTCGACGTTCCCGTCGGCAAGGGCCTGCTCGGCCGCGTCGTCGACGGCCTCGGCAACCCGATCGATGGCAAGGGCCCGATCGAATATACCGAGCGCAAGCGCGTCGAGACCAAGGCGCCCGGCATCATCCCGCGCAAGTCGGTGCACGAGCCCGTCCAGACCGGCCTCAAGGCGCTCGACGCGCTGGTCCCCGTCGGCCGCGGCCAGCGCGAGCTGATCATCGGCGACCGCCAGACCGGCAAGACCGCCGTCGCGCTCGACACCTTCATCAACCAGAAGCTCGCCAACCAGGGCGACGACGAGAACCAGAAGCTTTACTGCATCTACGTCGCCATCGGCCAGAAGCGCTCGACCGTCGCCCAGATCGTCCGCGCGCTCGAAGAGAATGGCGCGATGGAATATTCGATCGTCGTCGCCGCGACCGCGTCGGAGCCGGCTCCGCTCCAATATATCGCGCCTTATGCCGGCGTGACGATGGGCGAGTATTTCCGCGACAACGGCATGCACGCCGTCATCGTCTATGACGATCTCTCCAAGCAGGCCGTCGCCTACCGCCAGATGTCGCTGCTACTGCGCCGTCCGCCGGGCCGCGAAGCCTATCCGGGCGACGTTTTCTATCTCCACTCGCGCCTGCTCGAGCGCGCCGCCAAGATGAACGACGCCAACGGCAACGGCTCGCTGACGGCGCTGCCGATCATCGAGACGCAGGCCGGCGACGTGTCGGCCTACATTCCGACCAACGTGATCTCGATCACCGACGGCCAGATCTTCCTCGAGACCGAACTCTTCTACCAGGGCATCCGCCCGGCGATTAACGTCGGTCTCTCGGTTAGCCGCGTCGGCTCGGCCGCGCAGACCAAGGCGATGAAGAAGGTGTCGGGCTCGATCAAGCTCGAGCTCGCCCAGTATCGCGAAATGGCGGCCTTCGCGCAGTTCGGCTCGGATCTCGACGCTTCGACCCAGAAGCTGCTGAACCGCGGCGCGCGCCTCACCGAGCTGCTGAAGCAGCCGCAGTACAGCCCGATGCCGATGGAAGAGCAGGTCGTCTCGATCTTCGCAGGCGTGAACGGCTTCATCGACACCATCCCGACCAACCAGGTCGTGCGGTTCGAAAGCTCGCTGCTGGCCCACGTCCGCGCCGATCATTCGGGCGTCCTCGCCAAGATCCGCGACACCAAGACGCTCGACGACGACACGGCTGCCCAGCTCAAGTCGATCCTCGGCGATTTCGTGAAGACGTTCGCATAA
- the ada gene encoding bifunctional DNA-binding transcriptional regulator/O6-methylguanine-DNA methyltransferase Ada: protein MTRDSQPIDADAAWRAVTTRDRSMDGRFVTGVLTTGIYCRPSCAARHPKRENVRFFATGAEAAQAGLRPCLRCKPDEMSREAAALDKAFALLDGAEAPPSLEVLAAAAGYSPHHFHRLFKRATGVTPAEYARGRRARSMTRSLQTEARVTDAIYDAGYSGPGRFYADAKARLGMTPSAWRDGGRGETIRWATADTYLGTMLVAATARGICRLSFDEDEGELRRRFPNATIEQGGEAMADLLQRTVAAVNAPEKPHDLPLDVQGTAFQEAVWRELSRIPPGESLSYTALATKAGKPGAARAAGSACGANNVAILIPCHRARRGDGTPGGFAYGLERKASLLEREGWHDERQPALDL from the coding sequence ATGACTCGCGACTCACAGCCGATCGACGCGGACGCCGCCTGGCGGGCGGTGACGACGCGCGACCGCAGCATGGACGGGCGATTCGTCACCGGCGTGCTGACCACCGGCATCTATTGCCGGCCGTCTTGCGCCGCGCGCCATCCCAAGCGCGAGAATGTCCGCTTCTTCGCCACCGGCGCGGAGGCGGCCCAGGCCGGGCTGCGACCCTGTCTGCGCTGCAAGCCCGACGAAATGTCGCGCGAAGCGGCGGCGCTCGACAAGGCCTTCGCTCTGCTCGACGGGGCGGAAGCGCCGCCCTCGCTCGAGGTGCTGGCCGCCGCCGCCGGCTATTCGCCCCACCACTTCCACCGCCTGTTCAAGCGCGCCACCGGTGTCACGCCGGCCGAATATGCGCGCGGAAGGAGAGCCCGAAGCATGACACGCAGCCTGCAGACCGAAGCCCGCGTGACCGACGCCATCTACGATGCCGGCTATTCCGGCCCTGGCCGCTTCTATGCGGACGCCAAGGCGCGGCTGGGCATGACCCCTTCGGCCTGGCGCGACGGCGGCCGCGGCGAGACGATCCGCTGGGCCACCGCCGACACCTATCTCGGCACGATGCTGGTCGCGGCGACGGCCAGGGGAATTTGCCGGCTCTCGTTCGACGAGGATGAAGGCGAGCTCCGCCGCCGCTTCCCCAATGCGACGATCGAGCAAGGCGGGGAGGCGATGGCCGACCTCCTGCAGCGCACGGTGGCGGCGGTGAACGCGCCCGAAAAGCCGCATGATTTGCCGCTCGACGTGCAGGGCACCGCCTTCCAGGAGGCGGTGTGGCGCGAGCTTTCCCGCATCCCGCCGGGCGAGAGCCTCAGCTACACCGCGCTCGCCACAAAGGCGGGCAAGCCGGGCGCGGCCCGGGCGGCGGGATCGGCCTGCGGCGCCAACAATGTCGCGATCCTGATCCCGTGCCACCGCGCCCGCCGCGGCGACGGCACCCCCGGCGGCTTCGCCTACGGCCTCGAGCGCAAGGCGAGCCTGCTCGAGCGCGAAGGCTGGCACGACGAGCGCCAGCCGGCGCTGGATTTGTAA
- a CDS encoding F0F1 ATP synthase subunit gamma — MASLKALKGRIASVKSTQKITKAMKMVAAAKLRRAQSAAEAGRPYAERLEAVMASLAGRVTVGPQSPKLLAGTGSDQTHLLVVCTSDRGLAGAFNSNIVRAARKKADELIREGKTVHFYLVGRKGRAVIARLFPKQIVHQYDTSAIKQVSFADAQAIASELIERYENGSFDVAHLFYARFQSALVQDPVAQQIIPVPMPEAGAAAAPTGGVSAAVEYEPEEEEILAALLPRNVGVQIFRALLENAASEQGSRMTAMDNATRNAGDMINRLSIQYNRTRQAAITTELVEIISGAEAL, encoded by the coding sequence ATGGCCTCTCTCAAGGCACTCAAAGGGCGGATCGCCTCGGTCAAATCGACCCAGAAGATCACCAAGGCGATGAAGATGGTCGCGGCGGCCAAGCTGCGCCGCGCCCAGTCGGCGGCCGAAGCCGGACGTCCCTATGCCGAGCGGCTGGAGGCGGTGATGGCGAGCCTGGCAGGGCGGGTCACCGTCGGCCCGCAGAGCCCGAAGCTGCTCGCCGGCACGGGGTCGGACCAGACGCATTTGCTGGTCGTCTGCACGTCTGACCGCGGTCTCGCCGGCGCGTTCAACTCGAACATCGTCCGCGCCGCCCGCAAGAAGGCCGACGAACTGATCCGCGAGGGCAAGACGGTCCATTTCTACCTCGTCGGCCGCAAGGGCCGCGCGGTGATCGCTCGCCTCTTCCCCAAGCAGATCGTCCATCAGTACGACACCAGCGCGATCAAGCAGGTGTCGTTCGCCGACGCCCAGGCAATCGCGTCCGAGCTGATCGAGCGCTACGAGAATGGCAGCTTCGACGTCGCCCACCTGTTCTACGCCCGCTTCCAGTCGGCGTTGGTCCAGGATCCGGTGGCGCAGCAGATCATCCCGGTGCCGATGCCCGAGGCCGGTGCGGCCGCCGCACCGACCGGCGGCGTCAGCGCCGCGGTCGAATATGAGCCGGAGGAGGAGGAAATCCTCGCCGCGCTGCTGCCGCGCAACGTCGGCGTCCAGATCTTCCGCGCTTTGCTGGAAAATGCCGCGTCCGAGCAGGGCAGCCGCATGACCGCGATGGACAACGCCACGCGCAACGCCGGCGACATGATCAACCGCTTGTCGATCCAGTATAACCGCACCCGCCAGGCTGCGATCACTACCGAACTCGTCGAAATCATCTCCGGCGCCGAAGCGCTCTAA
- a CDS encoding CpaF family protein produces MSAFGRRPGMTGPGQRPSFGVARPMKGPGGAAPATDGGDQFPPLDALPIGDDAPLEPAPGDAMSRLHDRMAQSGEAASSKNEGFEASIHRIKEQVLPRLLERVDPEAAATLSKDELAEEFRPIIGEVLAELKINLNRREQFALEKVLVDELLGLGPLEELLSDPDVSDIMVNGPNQTFIEKKGKLQIASIQFRDEEHLFQIAQRIVNKVGRRVDQTTPLADARLQDGSRVNVIVPPLSLKGTAISIRKFSEKPITLDMMKGFGSMSDKMATALKIAGASRFNIIISGGTGSGKTTMLNALSKLIDPGERVITIEDAAELRLQQPHWLPLETRPPNLEGQGAITIRDLVVNALRMRPDRIILGEIRGAECFDMLAAMNTGHDGSMCTLHSNSPRECLARMENMVMMSDIKVPKEAISRQIADSVDLIVQVKRLRDGTRRTTNITEVIGMEGDVIVTQELFKFEYLDEAADGKIIGEYRSMGLRPYTLEKAKQYGFDQPYLEACL; encoded by the coding sequence ATGAGTGCTTTTGGACGACGGCCGGGAATGACGGGTCCGGGGCAACGCCCCTCTTTCGGCGTGGCGCGGCCGATGAAGGGCCCGGGCGGAGCGGCTCCGGCGACCGACGGCGGCGACCAGTTCCCGCCGCTCGACGCGCTTCCGATCGGCGACGATGCTCCGCTGGAGCCTGCGCCCGGCGACGCGATGTCGCGCCTGCACGACCGCATGGCGCAGTCCGGCGAAGCGGCCTCGTCGAAGAATGAGGGCTTCGAAGCCTCGATCCACCGCATCAAGGAGCAAGTGCTTCCGCGCCTGCTCGAGCGCGTCGATCCCGAGGCGGCGGCGACCCTGTCGAAGGACGAGCTTGCCGAAGAATTCCGCCCGATCATCGGCGAAGTGCTCGCCGAGCTGAAGATCAACCTCAATCGCCGCGAGCAGTTCGCGCTCGAGAAGGTGCTGGTCGACGAGCTGCTCGGCCTCGGCCCGCTCGAGGAATTGCTCAGCGACCCCGATGTCAGCGACATCATGGTCAACGGCCCCAATCAGACCTTCATCGAAAAGAAGGGCAAGCTCCAGATCGCGAGCATCCAGTTCCGCGACGAGGAGCATCTCTTCCAGATCGCGCAGCGGATCGTGAACAAGGTCGGCCGCCGCGTCGACCAGACCACACCGCTCGCCGACGCCCGTCTCCAGGACGGCAGCCGCGTCAACGTCATCGTCCCGCCCTTGAGCCTCAAGGGCACCGCCATCTCGATCCGTAAATTCTCGGAAAAGCCGATCACGCTCGACATGATGAAGGGCTTCGGCTCGATGTCGGACAAGATGGCGACCGCGTTGAAGATCGCCGGCGCCAGCCGCTTCAACATCATCATTTCGGGCGGCACGGGCTCGGGCAAGACGACGATGCTCAACGCTTTGTCCAAGCTTATCGACCCGGGCGAGCGCGTGATCACGATTGAGGACGCGGCCGAGCTTCGCCTGCAGCAGCCGCACTGGCTGCCGCTCGAAACGCGTCCGCCCAACCTCGAAGGCCAGGGTGCGATCACCATCCGCGACCTCGTCGTCAACGCGCTGCGTATGCGTCCCGACCGCATCATCCTCGGCGAGATCCGCGGCGCCGAGTGTTTCGACATGCTCGCCGCCATGAACACCGGCCATGACGGCTCGATGTGTACGCTCCACTCCAACAGCCCGCGCGAATGCCTGGCCCGTATGGAGAACATGGTGATGATGTCGGACATCAAGGTGCCGAAGGAAGCCATTTCCCGCCAGATTGCGGACTCGGTCGACCTGATCGTTCAGGTGAAGCGCCTGCGCGACGGCACCCGCCGCACGACCAACATCACCGAGGTGATCGGCATGGAAGGCGACGTCATCGTCACCCAGGAATTGTTCAAGTTCGAATATCTGGACGAGGCGGCCGACGGCAAGATCATCGGCGAATATCGCTCGATGGGTCTGCGCCCCTACACGCTCGAAAAAGCCAAGCAATACGGGTTCGACCAGCCCTATCTGGAAGCCTGCTTGTAA
- a CDS encoding DUF2171 domain-containing protein encodes MAHISDIRNGMQVVGSDGGMIGEVDAVETSRLRVRDTAGGAAHYVPAEWIARVDEHVHLELAAGLARERWTTAGPAIGARAADESAFDRPARGSKWLWIAGAILLAILLYVGLRGFGYSAADPDYTDDAKGTLSDDRREATGVAEADANSSQ; translated from the coding sequence ATGGCGCATATCAGCGACATCCGGAACGGGATGCAGGTCGTTGGCTCGGACGGAGGGATGATCGGCGAGGTCGACGCGGTCGAAACGAGCCGGCTGCGGGTGCGCGATACGGCGGGTGGCGCCGCCCATTATGTGCCGGCCGAGTGGATCGCGCGTGTCGACGAGCATGTCCATCTCGAGTTGGCGGCGGGCCTGGCGCGCGAGCGCTGGACGACGGCGGGGCCGGCGATCGGCGCACGAGCCGCGGACGAATCCGCGTTTGACCGCCCAGCGCGCGGCAGCAAATGGCTGTGGATCGCGGGCGCGATCCTGCTCGCGATCCTGCTCTATGTCGGGCTGCGCGGCTTCGGCTACAGCGCGGCGGACCCGGACTATACCGACGATGCCAAGGGCACGCTCAGCGACGACCGGCGCGAGGCCACCGGCGTCGCCGAGGCGGACGCCAACAGCAGCCAGTAA
- a CDS encoding F0F1 ATP synthase subunit delta: MENSGGIQASLAGRYATALFELARDEKQLETVGGSLAALRQALADSPEFKALTTSPVVTRDEGVRTAAAVAQSMKLDPLTGNFLGVLARNRRLAQLGNIIRAFNQLAAAHRGETTAEVTSAHPLGDDQVAALKANLKSRLGRDVAVDLSVDPAILGGLVVKVGSQMIDGSIRTKLNTLAQAMKG; this comes from the coding sequence GTGGAGAATTCCGGCGGCATTCAGGCAAGTCTGGCGGGTCGTTATGCGACCGCGCTGTTCGAATTGGCCCGCGACGAGAAGCAGCTCGAGACGGTGGGCGGCAGCCTTGCCGCGCTCCGCCAGGCGCTGGCCGACTCGCCCGAGTTCAAGGCGTTGACCACCAGCCCGGTGGTGACGCGCGACGAGGGCGTCCGCACCGCGGCCGCCGTCGCGCAGTCGATGAAGCTCGATCCGCTGACCGGCAACTTCCTCGGCGTCCTCGCCCGGAATCGCCGGCTCGCGCAGCTCGGCAATATCATCCGCGCCTTCAACCAGCTGGCCGCCGCCCATCGCGGCGAGACCACGGCCGAAGTCACCTCCGCCCACCCGCTCGGCGACGATCAGGTCGCCGCGCTGAAGGCGAACTTGAAATCCCGTCTCGGCCGCGACGTCGCGGTTGATCTCAGCGTCGACCCCGCCATCTTGGGCGGGCTCGTCGTCAAGGTCGGCTCGCAGATGATCGACGGCTCCATCCGCACCAAACTGAACACCCTCGCGCAGGCGATGAAAGGCTGA
- a CDS encoding methyltransferase, which yields MRQSSFRKPILAALAAGAALATAGCAAADGSASAAAPRAEQQAALAAAIAAPTRTPANTVRDRYRHPAETLAFFGVKPSDTVVEIWPGGGWYTEILAPYLAAGGGTLWAAAPEWGLNGIAKLKAANPSVYGAVRAAAFPAFDAAATRVPDGSADVVLTFRNVHNWRMGYRRDDKQDYAPEAFRQAFAMLKPGGVLGVVDHRLPESGDAERERTSGYIKVSTIRALAEAAGFRFAGASEVNANPKDSADWPKGVWTLPPTLTLKEQDREKYLAIGESDRMTLKFVKP from the coding sequence ATGCGCCAGTCCTCGTTCCGCAAACCGATCCTCGCCGCGCTCGCCGCGGGCGCAGCGCTCGCCACCGCAGGCTGCGCCGCCGCGGACGGGAGCGCCAGCGCCGCCGCGCCGCGCGCCGAGCAGCAGGCGGCGCTCGCCGCTGCCATCGCCGCTCCTACCCGCACCCCTGCCAACACGGTTCGCGACCGCTACCGCCATCCGGCCGAGACCCTCGCCTTCTTCGGCGTGAAGCCGTCGGATACCGTGGTCGAAATCTGGCCGGGCGGCGGCTGGTACACCGAGATACTCGCCCCCTATCTCGCCGCCGGCGGCGGCACGCTCTGGGCCGCCGCGCCGGAGTGGGGCCTGAACGGCATCGCCAAGCTCAAGGCGGCCAACCCGTCGGTCTACGGCGCGGTTCGCGCCGCCGCCTTCCCGGCCTTCGACGCCGCGGCGACGCGCGTGCCCGACGGCAGCGCCGACGTCGTCCTCACCTTCCGCAACGTCCACAATTGGCGGATGGGCTACCGCCGCGACGACAAGCAGGATTATGCGCCCGAGGCCTTCCGCCAGGCCTTCGCCATGCTGAAGCCGGGCGGTGTCCTCGGCGTGGTCGACCATCGCCTGCCCGAAAGCGGCGACGCGGAGCGAGAGCGGACCAGCGGCTACATCAAGGTCTCGACGATCCGCGCACTCGCCGAAGCCGCCGGCTTCCGTTTCGCCGGCGCTTCCGAGGTCAACGCCAACCCCAAGGACAGCGCCGACTGGCCCAAGGGCGTGTGGACCCTGCCGCCGACCCTCACGCTGAAGGAGCAGGACCGCGAGAAATATCTCGCGATCGGCGAGAGCGACCGCATGACGCTGAAGTTCGTGAAACCCTGA
- a CDS encoding ATP synthase F1 subunit epsilon, with translation MADLHFELVTPERLVRSEDVHMVVVPGSEGDFGVLAGHAPFMATIRNGELAIYRVSGGEPERIAIEGGFAEVNDRGLTILAERADIPA, from the coding sequence ATGGCCGATCTCCACTTCGAACTCGTCACCCCCGAACGCCTGGTCCGCTCCGAGGATGTCCACATGGTGGTCGTGCCCGGCTCGGAAGGCGATTTCGGCGTGCTCGCCGGCCACGCCCCTTTCATGGCGACGATCCGCAACGGCGAGCTCGCCATTTACCGCGTCAGCGGCGGCGAGCCCGAGCGCATCGCGATCGAGGGCGGCTTTGCGGAAGTGAACGACCGCGGCCTCACCATTCTCGCCGAAAGAGCGGATATTCCGGCCTGA